From Enterococcus mediterraneensis, the proteins below share one genomic window:
- a CDS encoding sigma 54-interacting transcriptional regulator, producing the protein MKDELLMYLENQTAFIDLHHLSEVFTAQKLAEIFAVKRNTISHYLNQLNEAGLLVKINSRPVYYFHKEAFEKEFFLLRDSFYQSKEEILKEQPLFEQQKDLFSLLIGHDKSLSRAIEQIKTALYYPDNGLPTLITGESGTGKSFLVRLIHKYCLENELIKEDAPLITLNCAQYANNPELLTSNLFGHVKGAYTGADSDKIGAFEAADGGILFLDEVHRLNAEGQEKLFTYLDQGIIYPMGATDHPIKVKTRLFFATTEDLESGFLTTFMRRIPIQVTLPPISARSRNERLELIYSFFLSEARKIKRPLRVSGQVLTLLTSSYFKGNIGELKNTVKVSVAKAFAEQKNTPEIQVTIYQLPEKLLSSTTGKLSSVLQKDILITENTTILQLLEKNHPQQQRVITTFERIITEFSKQQHLAVCEEQLKQEVENLFDFLLFETDRQQKQEMLIYLTQYIRDTFKQMESAYQIKFNGNAVYAISYYLFQRGAGKWYPEEASVLSLIRILEQQVATEYAASYQYVKRLLELCQPKLDLEISEMDCILLTIYLNRTDWQKEVGIPRGIIVAHGYATASSIANVANRFLGKDIFASFDMPLDVTPQQIAEEILDYSENHDVSNGLVILVDMGSLKEIYQFFPKQITTPVVIMNNVTTPLAIAIGENLQKTLPLQEMIETAAKQARLDWKIIYPTENKMKALITTCLTGIGTATHISQLLEKSLPASVSLKIFPYEYDVLKEQKQNETIFSMYDVLGIIGTADPMIQGVPYLSLEELISGDENQLLSEWLSACLTPAENAAFNTNVIRNFSLEKVIDSVTILDTEKVMREIEVFMRELEAYSGLIITNAKKLALYVHVSCLIERLIRNIPIDNYAGYEDLYQCQKQALIQIKKAFSVIESDYSVKIPDSEIAYIYDIVYQNVDNILKDEEF; encoded by the coding sequence ATGAAAGACGAACTATTAATGTATTTGGAAAACCAGACAGCTTTTATTGATCTTCACCATTTAAGTGAAGTTTTTACCGCACAAAAATTAGCGGAAATTTTTGCTGTTAAGCGTAATACTATTAGTCACTATTTAAATCAATTGAATGAAGCTGGTCTATTAGTAAAGATTAATTCTCGTCCGGTTTATTATTTCCATAAAGAAGCATTTGAAAAAGAGTTTTTTCTATTGCGGGATAGCTTTTATCAAAGTAAGGAGGAAATTTTAAAGGAGCAGCCTTTATTTGAGCAGCAAAAAGATTTATTTTCCCTTTTGATTGGTCATGATAAAAGCTTGAGTCGCGCGATAGAACAAATCAAAACCGCTCTGTATTATCCAGATAATGGGTTGCCTACTTTAATCACTGGTGAAAGCGGTACAGGTAAGAGCTTTTTGGTACGTTTGATTCATAAATATTGTCTGGAAAATGAGTTGATTAAAGAAGATGCACCTTTGATTACTTTAAATTGTGCCCAATACGCTAATAATCCTGAGCTTTTAACCAGCAATCTTTTTGGTCATGTTAAAGGTGCTTATACTGGGGCAGATAGTGACAAAATCGGGGCCTTTGAAGCAGCTGATGGTGGAATTTTATTTTTGGATGAGGTTCATCGTTTAAACGCTGAAGGCCAGGAAAAATTATTTACATATTTAGATCAAGGCATCATTTATCCTATGGGTGCTACTGATCATCCTATTAAAGTTAAAACACGATTGTTTTTTGCTACAACAGAAGATTTAGAAAGCGGCTTTTTAACGACGTTTATGCGTCGTATTCCGATTCAAGTGACATTACCGCCTATTAGTGCTCGTAGCCGCAATGAGCGATTGGAATTGATTTATTCTTTTTTCTTAAGCGAGGCACGAAAAATTAAACGGCCGCTGAGAGTCAGTGGTCAAGTATTGACCCTGTTAACGAGCAGCTACTTTAAAGGGAACATCGGTGAGCTGAAAAATACGGTTAAGGTATCAGTAGCAAAAGCCTTTGCGGAACAAAAGAATACTCCAGAAATTCAAGTAACGATCTATCAGTTGCCGGAAAAATTACTATCCTCTACTACCGGCAAACTATCAAGCGTGTTGCAAAAAGATATATTGATAACAGAAAATACAACAATTCTGCAACTATTAGAAAAAAATCATCCACAACAGCAACGGGTAATTACTACATTTGAACGTATAATTACTGAATTTTCCAAGCAGCAACATTTAGCAGTATGTGAAGAACAATTAAAACAAGAAGTAGAAAATTTATTTGATTTTTTACTTTTTGAGACGGATCGTCAGCAAAAACAAGAGATGTTGATTTATTTGACCCAATATATCCGCGATACTTTTAAACAGATGGAAAGTGCCTATCAAATTAAATTTAATGGAAATGCTGTGTACGCGATCAGTTACTATTTATTTCAAAGAGGAGCCGGTAAATGGTATCCAGAAGAAGCTAGCGTGTTAAGCTTGATAAGAATATTGGAACAGCAAGTCGCTACGGAATATGCTGCCAGCTACCAGTATGTTAAACGACTGTTGGAATTATGCCAACCCAAATTAGATTTGGAAATTTCTGAAATGGATTGTATTTTATTAACGATTTATTTAAATCGGACAGATTGGCAAAAGGAAGTAGGGATTCCAAGAGGGATCATCGTAGCCCATGGTTATGCAACAGCCAGCAGTATTGCCAATGTTGCTAATCGTTTTCTAGGTAAAGATATTTTTGCATCTTTTGACATGCCACTAGATGTAACACCTCAACAAATTGCAGAAGAAATTTTAGATTATAGTGAAAATCACGATGTCTCTAATGGTTTGGTGATTTTAGTAGATATGGGGTCATTAAAGGAGATTTATCAGTTCTTCCCTAAACAAATTACCACTCCTGTAGTTATTATGAATAACGTGACGACACCTTTAGCAATTGCCATCGGAGAAAATTTACAAAAAACATTGCCGCTACAAGAAATGATTGAAACAGCAGCTAAACAAGCGCGATTAGACTGGAAGATTATTTATCCGACTGAAAACAAAATGAAGGCTTTGATCACTACTTGTCTGACTGGTATTGGTACAGCTACTCATATCAGCCAATTATTAGAAAAAAGTTTGCCAGCTTCAGTGTCGTTAAAAATTTTTCCTTATGAATACGATGTGCTAAAAGAACAGAAACAAAACGAAACGATTTTTTCTATGTATGATGTTTTGGGGATTATTGGTACAGCGGATCCGATGATTCAAGGAGTTCCTTATTTATCTTTAGAAGAATTAATTTCCGGTGATGAGAATCAGCTCTTATCAGAATGGTTGAGCGCATGTTTAACTCCAGCTGAAAATGCAGCTTTCAATACTAATGTCATCCGTAATTTTTCGTTAGAAAAAGTAATCGACTCGGTCACGATTTTAGATACCGAGAAAGTAATGAGAGAAATTGAAGTTTTTATGCGGGAACTAGAAGCCTATAGTGGACTTATCATTACCAATGCCAAAAAATTAGCATTGTATGTTCATGTGAGCTGTCTAATTGAACGCTTAATCCGAAATATTCCTATCGATAACTATGCTGGCTACGAAGATTTGTACCAGTGTCAAAAGCAAGCATTAATACAAATAAAAAAGGCATTTAGTGTCATAGAAAGCGATTACAGTGTCAAAATACCCGATTCAGAAATTGCTTATATTTATGATATTGTCTATCAAAACGTTGATAATATACTAAAGGATGAGGAATTTTAA
- a CDS encoding PTS sugar transporter subunit IIA, which yields MERKMILASHGKFASGILSSLELICGKNDNITTLDCYITEDFDLTKSVDKLMQQNNGAEVVVVTDLFGGSVNNEFLRYINQEHFYLVAGMNLPFLIEFTTQFAIAADLKETIATVLDSSKESIQLCNLTYSNTVIEEDF from the coding sequence ATGGAACGCAAAATGATTTTAGCTTCGCACGGAAAATTTGCTTCGGGGATTTTGAGCTCATTAGAATTGATCTGTGGTAAGAATGATAATATTACCACATTAGATTGTTACATAACAGAAGACTTCGATTTGACCAAATCTGTGGACAAATTGATGCAGCAAAATAACGGCGCAGAAGTAGTAGTGGTGACAGATTTATTTGGTGGTAGCGTCAATAATGAATTCTTACGCTACATTAATCAGGAGCATTTTTATTTAGTAGCAGGGATGAATTTACCGTTTTTAATTGAGTTTACGACACAGTTTGCAATTGCAGCAGATTTGAAAGAAACGATTGCTACTGTTTTAGATAGCTCAAAAGAATCCATTCAGCTTTGTAACTTAACCTATAGCAACACTGTGATAGAAGAAGATTTTTAG
- a CDS encoding PTS sugar transporter subunit IIB, whose translation MIILTRVDHRLLHGQVAFSWTQSLGADCILIANDDVPNNEVRKTTIKLAKPQGVKLVIKNIEDSIAALKSGVTDKYKLFIVVESVGDAYRLAEAYPQIKTINLGGTKVKEGTRNIGKAVNVLPEEEELLKKLVDQGVEVEIRQVPNDKKVNVTEVL comes from the coding sequence ATGATTATTTTAACTCGTGTAGACCATCGTCTCTTACATGGACAAGTCGCGTTTTCTTGGACACAAAGCTTAGGCGCAGATTGCATTTTAATTGCCAACGATGATGTACCAAACAATGAAGTTCGTAAAACAACAATTAAGCTCGCTAAACCACAAGGCGTTAAGTTGGTAATCAAAAATATTGAGGATTCTATTGCGGCATTAAAAAGTGGAGTTACTGATAAATACAAATTATTTATTGTCGTGGAATCAGTGGGAGATGCTTATAGATTAGCTGAAGCATACCCACAAATTAAAACTATCAATCTAGGTGGAACTAAAGTTAAGGAAGGTACTCGCAATATCGGCAAAGCCGTAAATGTTTTACCCGAGGAAGAAGAGCTTTTGAAAAAATTAGTGGATCAAGGTGTTGAGGTTGAAATTCGCCAAGTACCAAATGATAAAAAGGTGAATGTTACTGAGGTTTTATAA
- a CDS encoding PTS mannose/fructose/sorbose/N-acetylgalactosamine transporter subunit IIC, with translation MIVQAILLGIVAFIAQSEYALGTSLLSRPIVTGLFTGIVLGDIKTGVIMGATLELAFIGSFSVGASIPPDVVTGGVLGTAFAITAGAGPETALLLGLPIATLTLILKNIYLGLLIPIMNHKADKFAADGDYKGVERMHLLAGFGLSLMLGLIVMISFMVGSKTIGNLLAMIPEFVQNGLSVATGLIPALGFAMLARLLINKTVAPYFFLGFALAAYLEIPVTGIAIFGAIVAVVVVNIMNVRSNHGPQVQATTGEVVDDEDF, from the coding sequence ATGATTGTACAAGCAATCTTATTAGGCATCGTCGCTTTTATTGCGCAATCAGAATATGCATTAGGGACCTCCCTTTTGTCACGTCCTATTGTGACAGGTTTATTTACAGGAATCGTACTAGGTGATATAAAAACGGGTGTTATTATGGGAGCGACGCTTGAATTAGCCTTTATAGGTTCCTTCTCTGTAGGGGCTTCAATTCCACCAGATGTGGTGACTGGAGGGGTTTTAGGTACAGCTTTCGCAATTACCGCAGGGGCTGGTCCGGAAACGGCGTTATTACTTGGTTTGCCAATCGCAACTTTGACATTGATTTTGAAAAATATTTATTTAGGACTATTGATTCCAATTATGAACCATAAAGCCGATAAATTTGCCGCTGACGGTGATTATAAAGGTGTAGAACGGATGCATTTATTGGCCGGATTTGGTTTATCTTTGATGTTAGGTTTAATCGTGATGATTTCCTTTATGGTAGGAAGTAAGACCATTGGTAATTTACTTGCGATGATTCCAGAATTTGTTCAAAATGGATTATCTGTTGCAACGGGATTGATTCCAGCTCTTGGTTTTGCTATGTTAGCACGTTTATTAATTAATAAAACAGTGGCTCCGTATTTCTTCTTAGGTTTTGCGCTAGCCGCTTACTTGGAAATTCCGGTAACAGGAATTGCAATTTTTGGTGCTATTGTAGCAGTTGTTGTGGTCAATATTATGAATGTTCGTAGCAACCATGGCCCACAAGTACAAGCCACTACAGGGGAGGTAGTTGATGATGAAGACTTCTGA
- a CDS encoding PTS system mannose/fructose/sorbose family transporter subunit IID codes for MMKTSDTELKITKKDLNKVFWRSFQMEFSWNYERQMNMAYVYAMIPILKKLYHTKEQMADGLKRHLEFFNTTPHIVTLILGINAAMEEENINDPNFDTSTIDSIKTSLMGPLAGIGDSFFWGTLRLIATGVGTSLALQGNILGPILFFLIFNIPHILFRYLATGWGYKLGTGFLKKIQENGMMESLTLGASIIGLMVVGGMTATMIDINLPMKIGSGENAVTVQSIFDDIVPKILCLGVFGAVFYLLKKEVKPLTILLGLAVVGILGSLIGIF; via the coding sequence ATGATGAAGACTTCTGATACGGAATTAAAGATCACTAAAAAAGATTTAAACAAAGTTTTTTGGCGCTCATTTCAGATGGAATTTTCTTGGAACTATGAACGACAAATGAACATGGCTTATGTCTATGCCATGATTCCAATTTTGAAAAAATTATATCATACCAAAGAACAAATGGCAGATGGTTTAAAACGTCATTTAGAGTTTTTCAATACAACGCCTCACATTGTAACACTTATCTTAGGTATTAATGCAGCAATGGAAGAAGAAAATATTAATGATCCAAACTTTGATACCTCTACGATCGACAGTATCAAAACCTCATTAATGGGACCGTTAGCAGGAATTGGCGATTCATTTTTCTGGGGTACGTTACGTTTAATTGCAACTGGTGTTGGAACTTCACTAGCATTGCAAGGAAATATCTTAGGCCCAATTTTATTCTTTTTGATTTTCAATATTCCACATATCTTGTTCCGTTATTTGGCAACTGGCTGGGGATATAAGTTAGGAACAGGTTTCTTAAAGAAAATTCAAGAGAACGGCATGATGGAAAGCTTAACTTTAGGTGCTTCTATTATTGGTTTGATGGTTGTTGGAGGCATGACAGCTACTATGATCGACATTAATTTACCAATGAAGATCGGTTCTGGAGAAAACGCTGTGACCGTTCAAAGCATTTTTGATGATATAGTACCGAAAATTTTATGTCTTGGAGTCTTTGGAGCTGTGTTTTACTTGTTGAAAAAAGAAGTAAAACCATTAACGATCCTTTTAGGTTTAGCAGTTGTGGGAATCTTAGGCTCATTAATTGGAATTTTCTAG
- a CDS encoding SIS domain-containing protein: METMLDYINEEEATLKGILEKFTLKEAKEFKNINNLLILATGSSYNACLSAKVTLEKFADISVTIEEPYNFNHYGRVSNAVDAVLAVSQSGKSASTIDAIAKLKKEGLSTFALTSDINSPIARAADQVIDLDMGIEKVGFVTKGYVTTVLQLFLLGLTIGHTKRTLSQEQADFYQSELEKVITYIPAAIEKTDDFFTTHEAIFKLGTRFIAIGYGPNWGTAKEFETKFTETVRKPSQGFELEAYMHGPYLEADSEHILFFIETRSVNETRSQSLKDYMTSYVGKTITVTTEVAKNADDLGLAVDCDELVSSLLLVIPFQILSYKIATSKGIDLSQRIFDDFDHVLKSKV; encoded by the coding sequence ATGGAAACGATGTTGGATTATATCAACGAAGAAGAAGCTACTTTAAAAGGTATCTTAGAAAAATTTACCTTAAAAGAAGCTAAAGAATTTAAGAATATCAATAATCTTTTGATTTTAGCTACAGGCTCTTCTTACAATGCTTGTTTGTCGGCAAAAGTAACATTAGAAAAATTTGCTGATATCTCGGTAACTATTGAAGAACCTTATAACTTTAATCATTATGGTCGAGTTTCAAATGCTGTAGATGCGGTCTTAGCTGTTTCTCAAAGTGGTAAAAGCGCCTCTACAATTGATGCGATTGCTAAATTGAAAAAAGAAGGTTTGTCTACTTTTGCTTTGACAAGCGATATAAACAGCCCAATTGCAAGAGCTGCTGATCAAGTGATTGATTTGGATATGGGAATTGAAAAAGTCGGATTTGTAACTAAGGGCTACGTTACGACAGTGTTGCAACTATTCTTATTAGGTTTAACAATTGGCCATACTAAGCGAACACTCTCGCAAGAACAGGCGGATTTTTATCAAAGTGAATTAGAAAAAGTCATCACCTATATTCCTGCAGCCATTGAAAAGACCGATGATTTCTTTACCACACATGAAGCAATCTTTAAACTAGGAACGCGTTTTATTGCCATTGGTTATGGACCAAACTGGGGTACAGCAAAAGAATTCGAAACGAAATTTACTGAAACAGTTCGCAAACCTTCCCAAGGGTTTGAACTAGAAGCTTATATGCATGGACCGTATTTGGAAGCTGACAGTGAACATATTTTATTCTTTATTGAAACAAGAAGTGTCAATGAAACTCGTTCACAAAGTCTAAAGGACTATATGACATCATATGTCGGTAAAACAATTACCGTGACAACCGAAGTAGCAAAAAATGCCGATGATTTAGGTTTAGCAGTGGATTGTGATGAACTGGTTTCATCCTTATTATTGGTGATTCCTTTCCAAATTTTATCCTATAAAATTGCTACATCAAAAGGAATTGATTTGAGTCAGCGTATTTTTGATGATTTTGATCACGTATTAAAAAGTAAAGTATAG
- a CDS encoding SIS domain-containing protein, with the protein MLKFNEQQQIDNIQGALELRPEVEKIMDGVWEKGFDNIYYLGIGGTYASAMQAVTYINGKSNLPVYVEHAAEYYTTGNKRLTKDSIVILSSVTGTTQEVVRAVDEIKEVGATLIGFIDTVGSPLAEKCDHVITYPAPGTEQIKFFMVADRLMKNNGEFDDYEEYYQELEKYLAKGLVEAEKQADAFGLEFAEKHRHDAMHYFIGAGNQWGAVYSYAMCYWEEQSWLRSKSIHAAEFLHGTLEIVDETTPVTLFLGEDEQRPLAERVKNLLPRICANYTFIDSKDYSVEGISEKYRGRVLSFLLMHCVTQRIDAHVEKLNCHPLEIRRYYRQFDY; encoded by the coding sequence ATGTTAAAATTCAACGAACAACAACAAATTGATAACATTCAAGGAGCTTTAGAACTACGTCCAGAAGTCGAAAAGATTATGGACGGGGTATGGGAAAAAGGATTTGATAATATTTACTACTTAGGAATCGGTGGTACTTATGCTTCAGCTATGCAGGCTGTTACTTACATTAACGGAAAAAGCAACTTGCCTGTTTATGTGGAACATGCAGCTGAATATTACACAACTGGCAACAAACGTTTGACTAAAGATTCTATCGTTATCTTATCTTCTGTTACAGGTACAACACAAGAAGTTGTTAGAGCAGTAGATGAAATTAAAGAAGTTGGTGCAACATTGATTGGCTTTATAGATACTGTTGGCAGTCCATTAGCAGAAAAATGTGACCACGTCATTACTTATCCAGCGCCTGGAACAGAACAAATCAAATTCTTTATGGTAGCGGATCGCTTAATGAAAAATAATGGTGAATTTGATGACTACGAAGAATATTACCAAGAATTAGAAAAATATTTAGCTAAAGGATTAGTAGAAGCTGAAAAACAGGCAGATGCTTTTGGTTTAGAGTTCGCTGAGAAACACCGCCATGACGCAATGCATTACTTCATTGGTGCCGGTAATCAATGGGGGGCAGTTTACTCATATGCTATGTGTTACTGGGAAGAACAAAGCTGGCTACGTTCAAAATCAATTCATGCAGCTGAGTTTTTACATGGTACACTAGAAATTGTGGACGAAACAACACCAGTAACACTTTTCTTAGGAGAAGATGAACAACGGCCGTTAGCAGAACGTGTCAAAAATCTGTTGCCACGTATTTGTGCTAACTATACTTTCATTGATTCAAAAGATTATTCAGTAGAAGGAATCAGTGAAAAATATCGCGGTCGCGTATTGTCATTTCTATTGATGCATTGTGTTACACAACGAATCGATGCTCATGTCGAAAAACTAAATTGTCATCCACTAGAAATCCGTCGCTACTACCGACAATTCGATTATTAA
- a CDS encoding MGMT family protein yields MAKLDEEFAFLVLSIVSEIPKGKVATYGQIAELAGYPRNSRLVGKVLSHAEYYGRYPCQRVVNSQGECAKGWPEQPLILQEEGIIFRENGQVDLKRCRWDGDI; encoded by the coding sequence ATGGCCAAACTAGATGAAGAATTTGCTTTTTTGGTGTTGTCGATCGTATCGGAGATTCCCAAAGGAAAAGTAGCTACTTATGGACAAATTGCCGAGTTGGCAGGATATCCTCGCAATTCCCGTTTAGTCGGTAAAGTATTGAGCCACGCCGAATATTATGGTCGCTATCCTTGTCAACGAGTAGTGAATAGTCAGGGAGAATGTGCCAAAGGCTGGCCAGAACAGCCGTTAATATTGCAAGAAGAGGGTATTATTTTTCGCGAGAATGGACAAGTGGATCTGAAACGCTGCCGTTGGGATGGGGACATATGA
- a CDS encoding glycoside hydrolase family 32 protein → MLKLQTIENPYTLSFHVMPSHGLLNDPNGLCEFKGTFHLFHQWNQTGLVHKNKSWGHLTSLDLIHWKRQAPALEPSEWYDKDGIYSGSAIEKEETLYLFYTGNVINDDGTRASYQCLAISKDGFHFEKIGPVLKHPEGYTRHVRDPKVWFDEKTQRYLMVLGAQKLDHTGDCLLYQSKDLYTWDALGSIFSDKDFSQLSQRGYMWECPDLIELDEQELLIVSPQGFEAEGFRFHNLYQTGYFKVQKDNEKYRLVDPEFIEMDWGFEFYAPQTFETSDGRKILFGWIGPMTEESEKKLPTNEFGWMHSLTIPRNLSFKKNRLIQQPLAELKKLRQTKETFSLKKSWQLETADLAYEVLLDFPEGATDFEFTIKKETKIFYEKATRLLSLSRKNWVTGCLEYRHVKLLTDLSYLQLFIDGSSLEIFVNNGTEVATSRFFEQGPLQLSYQGENTGLSTCYSLGNKKTIEELIF, encoded by the coding sequence TTGCTTAAGCTTCAAACAATAGAAAATCCCTACACACTGTCTTTTCATGTTATGCCCTCGCACGGTTTATTAAATGATCCCAATGGATTGTGCGAATTCAAAGGGACGTTCCATTTGTTTCATCAATGGAATCAAACAGGTTTAGTCCACAAAAATAAATCATGGGGACATCTTACATCGTTAGACTTGATTCATTGGAAAAGACAGGCACCAGCATTAGAACCTTCTGAATGGTATGACAAAGATGGAATCTACTCTGGTTCTGCAATAGAAAAAGAAGAGACACTATACCTTTTTTATACCGGAAATGTGATTAATGATGATGGAACAAGAGCTAGTTACCAATGTTTGGCTATCTCAAAAGATGGTTTTCATTTCGAAAAAATCGGTCCCGTTTTAAAGCATCCTGAAGGTTATACTCGTCATGTCCGTGATCCAAAGGTCTGGTTTGATGAAAAAACGCAACGCTATCTGATGGTCTTAGGTGCTCAAAAACTTGATCATACAGGTGATTGCCTCTTGTATCAGTCAAAAGATTTGTATACATGGGATGCGTTGGGAAGTATTTTTTCAGATAAAGACTTTTCTCAACTCTCGCAACGAGGCTATATGTGGGAATGTCCTGACTTGATAGAGTTGGACGAACAAGAGCTTTTGATCGTCTCTCCCCAAGGCTTTGAAGCAGAAGGATTTCGTTTTCACAACTTGTATCAAACAGGATATTTTAAAGTTCAAAAAGATAATGAAAAATATCGGCTGGTCGATCCAGAGTTTATTGAAATGGATTGGGGTTTCGAATTTTATGCACCCCAAACATTTGAAACCAGCGACGGCCGCAAGATTCTTTTTGGCTGGATCGGACCCATGACTGAAGAATCAGAAAAAAAATTACCTACAAATGAATTCGGCTGGATGCACAGCTTGACGATCCCAAGAAATCTATCATTCAAAAAAAATCGTTTGATCCAACAGCCGTTAGCAGAGTTAAAGAAATTGAGACAAACAAAAGAAACCTTCTCACTGAAAAAAAGCTGGCAGCTTGAAACAGCTGATTTGGCTTATGAAGTGCTTTTAGACTTTCCAGAAGGTGCCACCGATTTTGAGTTTACAATAAAGAAAGAGACAAAAATCTTTTATGAAAAAGCTACTCGACTCCTTTCCTTATCAAGAAAAAATTGGGTAACAGGATGTTTGGAATACCGTCATGTAAAGCTGTTAACGGATCTTTCCTATCTACAGTTGTTCATTGATGGATCAAGTCTGGAAATCTTTGTAAACAATGGGACTGAAGTGGCAACAAGCCGTTTCTTTGAACAAGGTCCTTTGCAACTCAGCTACCAAGGAGAAAATACAGGGTTGAGTACTTGCTACTCATTAGGGAATAAAAAAACGATAGAGGAATTGATTTTTTAA
- a CDS encoding sucrose-specific PTS transporter subunit IIBC, with amino-acid sequence MNNREIAKEVIQAVGGKENIQKVAHCATRLRIMVNDEQRIDKTKVESIEKVKGTFFNSGQYQIIFGTGTVNKIYAEVIDLGIAESSKDNMKAEANQTGNSFMRMLRTFGDVFVPIIPVLVATGLFMGLRGLLTQPEILAAFGTTPEAIDPNFLLYTQVLTDTAFAFLPALVCWSTFKVFGGSPIIGIVLGLMLVNPALPNAYAVSSGDAVPLMFFGFIPIVGYQGTVLPAFIAGILGAKLEKRLRRVIPDTFDLLLTPFLTLLVMSILSLLAIGPIFHSLETVVLTATEVILDLPFGLAGLIIGFLNQLIVVTGVHHIFNFLEVQLLANLGNNPFNAIITCAIAAQGGATLAVGIKTDSKKLKALAFPSALSAFLGITEPAIFGVNLRYVRPFIMGLIGGGIGGFAASLLQLAGTGMSVTVIPGTLLYLNGQLLPYLFVNLLSIGSGFVLTYLFGITKEMITADKEIPAERKILDVA; translated from the coding sequence ATGAACAACCGGGAAATTGCGAAAGAAGTGATTCAAGCTGTAGGCGGTAAAGAAAACATTCAAAAAGTTGCCCATTGTGCTACGCGTTTAAGAATCATGGTCAATGATGAACAAAGGATAGATAAAACGAAAGTCGAGTCTATCGAAAAAGTCAAAGGAACTTTCTTCAATTCTGGCCAATACCAGATTATCTTCGGTACTGGAACAGTCAATAAGATTTACGCGGAAGTGATTGATCTTGGAATAGCTGAAAGCTCTAAAGATAACATGAAAGCTGAAGCAAACCAAACAGGTAATTCATTTATGCGTATGCTAAGAACATTTGGTGATGTATTTGTTCCGATCATCCCCGTTTTAGTCGCTACTGGACTTTTTATGGGCTTACGAGGACTTTTGACACAGCCGGAAATTTTAGCGGCCTTTGGAACGACACCAGAAGCGATCGATCCTAATTTCTTATTGTACACACAGGTATTGACGGATACAGCATTTGCCTTTTTACCCGCTTTAGTTTGTTGGTCAACTTTTAAAGTGTTCGGAGGAAGTCCGATTATCGGAATCGTTTTAGGATTGATGTTGGTAAACCCTGCTCTTCCTAACGCTTACGCTGTCTCATCTGGAGATGCTGTACCGCTGATGTTCTTTGGCTTTATCCCAATCGTTGGGTATCAAGGAACAGTTCTGCCTGCATTTATCGCAGGGATTCTGGGAGCTAAGTTAGAAAAAAGACTGCGTAGAGTGATCCCTGACACATTTGATTTATTACTTACACCGTTTTTGACATTATTAGTAATGAGTATTCTGTCTCTGCTTGCTATCGGACCGATTTTCCATTCATTGGAAACTGTTGTTCTAACTGCTACAGAGGTCATCTTAGATCTGCCATTCGGCTTAGCGGGACTGATCATAGGATTCTTGAATCAGTTGATCGTCGTTACAGGCGTTCATCATATCTTCAACTTTTTGGAAGTTCAGCTGTTAGCTAATTTAGGAAACAATCCATTTAACGCCATCATTACTTGCGCGATTGCGGCTCAAGGTGGAGCAACACTTGCGGTAGGTATAAAAACAGATTCAAAAAAATTAAAAGCTTTAGCTTTTCCATCTGCTTTATCTGCCTTTCTTGGTATTACCGAACCAGCTATTTTCGGAGTAAATCTGCGCTATGTTCGTCCATTTATTATGGGGTTGATCGGCGGTGGTATCGGCGGTTTTGCCGCTAGCTTGCTGCAACTTGCAGGTACAGGAATGTCTGTGACAGTGATTCCTGGAACCTTGCTTTATCTAAATGGTCAATTACTTCCATACCTGTTTGTAAACCTTTTGTCTATCGGCTCCGGCTTTGTATTGACATACCTTTTTGGGATCACAAAAGAAATGATTACTGCGGATAAAGAAATTCCGGCAGAAAGAAAGATTTTGGACGTTGCTTAA